The DNA sequence GTTGCCATAGCAACTGTCAGGGGTTTATAAGGGGTAGAGGATGCAGACCAACTCATCTTTACACTCGGGCAAATGCATCCCTGTGAAATAGGAGCataacattttgttatatttattatgtcttaTTCATAAACCGCATGAAAAGCACAAGATGATAAAAAACAATTCGTTAAGGGAAATGTGCCGACatttatagaaaatgtatttaatagcCAAAATCCATAACCAGAGAGTGTTGCTACAGAAAAAGTCTGCCTACTTACAATCTAATATTGTATTGCAcacttattttacagttataggcaacacataatatttttgtagttatAATCAGTGACTAACTCGTcagtatgttttaattaaaatttaatgtaGTGTGAAAACCGATGCATGTCGATTCCATGTCGAGATTGTTTTTCATCCGCGTTAAATTGCAATATGGCTTCATTATCCACAacatataacactttttttaatcataaggATTTCTTGCTACAAATAACTTCTAAAGGttaacagaaacacacatttgCACACAAAACGGCcactttctttctatttttttagcTCAACCATTGAACGCACAGGATTGTGGTCTTCATTTCTGTGCAGTGGCATGTTTCCAATTGAAACCGAACGTTGAATAGAGGGTGGGGTTTTATCTTAGCCCTCCTCCTCTCATCTCTCACTCACAGCAACCCAACCGTTCGAGGGGCGTGGTTAAGGAGGTTCTGCCCAGGCCGTCACACTGACATCATCAGAAAAGGAGTGCCATTTCAGATCAGAATAAAATGTTCCGATTTTgattaaagatgaacaaaacaatgaattaaCTTGCATGGACTACACTTTGAGGCTATCAATGTGCACTAAATAaagtcaattttgatttatatatatatatatatatatatatatatatatatatatatatatatatatatatatatatatatatatataataaatataaataaaaataaagagtttcGTACAACTAATAATAGCTGGACATGGATTAGACCGGAAGCTGTACCTgtagaatttacaaatggcggCGCCTAGGAAAAAGGCGGATACGTAAGCTATCCACCATATTGTAATGATCATAGTATTGTGAATGACCGTTTTATACATCTTTACAGTTCTTTAAGTGTTGCCACCTTGTGGAACAACAGATTAGTCAAAAATTCTGATGccgattttttttgtattcgtTCTCTTCCAGCCATGGCTCTAAGGCCCACCCTCGTTGTCATTCTCTTCCTGATTGGCTGCCGCGCTCTTGAGGACCCGCCCAAGGTTACGGCCCCGCCCCCTCCGCATGGGTGTGGCGCTACAGTAGACCCGCCCTACAGAGTCCTGTGCGACCTGGAGTCCGTGTGGGGCGTGGTGCTGGAGGCCATAGCGTGCGGCGGCACCGTCTCCGCCCTGATCCTGGCCGTGGTTCTCCTGGCCAAGCTGAAAACGGTAACGGAACCGGAGAAGCGCTGCGGAGTCGGTCCCCTCCTCCTCCTATTGGCCGGAACCATGGGCCTCTTCAGCCTATCGCTGGTGTTCTTGGTGGGGCGTGGCGAGGCGCTCTGCATGGTGCGGCGCGGCCTGTGGGGGGCGCTGTTCGCCATGTGCTTCTCCTGTTTGCTGGCGCAGGGAGTGCGGCTGAAGAAGCTCGCCGGAGGGAGGCGGAGCCCGGCAGGCAGCTCTCTCGCCGGATTGGCTGTCGCGCTCACTGTGGTTCAAGGCGTCATCGCCGGGGAATGGCTGCTGCTTACGGTGGTCCGCGAGGGACACGCAGCCTGCGATTACCTGCCTTTAGACTTCGTGCTGGTGTGCAGCTACGCTCTGGCGCTGTTGCTAGCCGCCAGCATGCTGTCGTTGGCTGTGGTGTTGTGCGGAGGAAGCAACAGAGAGGAGTCGAGCCGGAAGAGGATGAAGTGGAGGTGCAACGCTGTCTGGCTTTTCCTCTCGTGTCTGTCCTCGCTGCTGCTCTGGGTGGCCTGGCTCGGTCTCTATCTGTACGGCGACGCCGCCATCACGACCGTGGCGAAGGACTGGGACGAGCCTGCTTTAGCGGTGGCGCTGGTGACCGAGGGCTGGGTGCTGCTGTTATTTCACGCCATCCCGGAAACGCACCTGTGCCTGCGCCCGTCCAGTCAGAGGAACACAGACGCCGGCCAGAACTATTACGACACCCCTCAGCCGCCGACGCCGCAGAGTTACCATGACGACGAGCGGCCGACCAATCCCAGAGCTCCGTTCGCAGAGAGCCAGGCGTACACCGTAGAAGAGCACAGTGCAGGCAGGACCCCACAGAAAAACCGGTTTCATAGTTTACagttgtgaaaatgaaaaataataacctAAAAATAACCATTAGAGAACGTTCCGTGTTGGTTCTCTTTGGGTTGTTAGAAAAACCTTTCTGCAACACGAAGTTAAGGTTAATTGATGGTTATAAAAACATGATGTTTTCTAATTGTGACTTTatggttataaaaaaaatctaaaaataatcattagaGAACATTGTGTAAAGCTAGTTAGGTTCTGTTTTGGTGGTGGcaaaaaaatggcttttataAATCTTTCTGTGTAGGGGTTTTTAGGCGCCCACGCACAACATTTCTTGCAACATTCTGGAAAGGTTAGTTTTATGGTTAATAATGGGCAGATGAAACCTAAAAATAACCATTGGATAACACTCTCTTTGGGttgttagaaaaaaaagcatcaaaggTTATAAAAATATCGGAAAATAgctattaaatacataatagttAGGTTAATACAAAAACATTCGTGCAACATTCTTTAGGGGTCACACTTTatggttataaaaaaaaagcctgaaaaTAAGGTTTAGATAACATTAGATTagcttttagaaatcattatacGTTGGTTCTTTTTTaggttaacacacacacacacacaaatgctggAAAGGTTCTAGAAAAAGCTAGTTTCAtggcataaaaataatcattagaGAATGTTCGGTATaggtgctcttttttttttttagtggaaaaaaaagtgcactgttTTAGAAAATTGTTATAAAACCTTTCTGTAACATCCTGTGGAGAttaggttatggttatggttataaAGTAACCATAGTAACCATTAGGGAATATTCTGTATAGGTTGGTTTTCTTCGTTTAGTCCTTTAACAATTCACAAAACATGCATAGCTATTCAAAAGCATGTAATTGCCCATCATTATGgttattaaatacagattttcGGGTTAgtttcgtttagtttttttccttcGTTTTGCACGATAGCCTGACTATATTGTCTTGCTTTTTGCAGTTCTGCAGACGGGAGGTTATCACAACGGTCTGATACGCCCCGCCGTGCCGTTCCGCAGTCACGTCTACCAGCCCACCGAGATGGCCCTGCTCATGAACGCCGGGCCGGTCAGTAACCGCACGACACGTCAGCGACACGCCAGCGGCCGAATCTCACAAACGGCTCACCTCACTCTTTCTGTTCCAGATCCCCACCGCTCCTCCCAACTTCACGGGGAGGCATCTGTGGTGAGAGCGGTTACCATGGCAATAACGTCCTCTCGGGGCCCCCCCTGAAAGGACCGGGTTCGGGCGACTTCACGGGCTCAAAAGGCACTTTATCAAAGTCCCATGTTTAATCATTCGGAAACGCTCCTCTAATAAAAGAGCCGATTGACTTTTTTCGACATGGGAGCAGGCTAATTTTGCACATGTTCTCTATTAAGTgcttaatacaaaataaaggagGCGCTACGTATTTGATGTCACTCCGATGATGTCTGTTTAGATTGCATGAATCATACCGATAAGGATTTACATAAACAGAGAGGAGAGGGAGCGctaaaatcaacatgaaacgCTGGCAGCGGACCCGTTTACTTACATAACGTCACACGTTTCTGAGTGTGAGAGaatgtcattcattcatttattcaatgtGAACCCATTGACTGGAAGGGGGATAAGAGGCGTTTATGATGTCTgccaaaaataaagcatattattTCAGTGGccaatttacaaaaatacaaataaaaagccaTGCACATTTTTCGAAACGTAATCAGAAACGTGTGATAAGGAAGTAAAAGGGGTCACTTATTTCCATGCTGAGAGTGTGAGAGATTATTTCGTTAATTTCTTAGCCTTAGAAAGTCTCCTGCCTGCGTTCCACTTTAGATATATAATCAAATCCTATCACTTTGAAACGTATTAAACTGTACTTcagttatttgaatcattttgtaTTCAACTGTTCGGTTGGTATCttctttttaagcttttttaaaCGCGACCTGTTGGTTTTGATATCAAGTTtgatgtgttgttgtttttttttccaaactttGCACGCTTTGGTTGTCGGTCTCTATGATGCAGTTGATGGTATTCATCTCTAAATGTAATGCCGTGTTTGATCTTGTAAGGCAATACCCGTGTGATCATAACCGTGTCTGGAAGCTGCTGTGAAGGTGCTGCAGTCTCGCAGAATGAGACAGAATCAACAGGGTCAATGGAAACGAGTTCGTTCTTTATTCCGCTCGTGATGATATATTGCACAGAATATCGTTGTATTTTTCCCTATACTTGATGTCTATATTTGAAACGGATTCTAATAAACATTCCTACAGTGTTTTCAAAGCGTCTCTTGTCGCTCTCTGCGTGTCGCGCACTGCGCATGCGCGCTCGCTCGCGTTCGGTCGCCGTCGCCAGGGACGCGTGGAGGCGTTGCCAAGGAAGTGAGGAGCGACTTCTTCCGGATTAGAGTCGAAAGGAAAGCGTTCCCACGTGTGGTAAACGAGTAAGTAatgaaagaaacacaaaacGCAAATAACAGAGTGTTTTAGAGGAGTTAAACAAACCGGAAATATTAAAGCGCTCGCTGTTTATGCACGTTACAGGCAAATATGTAGCCGTGTTTATTATC is a window from the Puntigrus tetrazona isolate hp1 chromosome 1, ASM1883169v1, whole genome shotgun sequence genome containing:
- the gprc5bb gene encoding G protein-coupled receptor, class C, group 5, member Bb, which codes for MALRPTLVVILFLIGCRALEDPPKVTAPPPPHGCGATVDPPYRVLCDLESVWGVVLEAIACGGTVSALILAVVLLAKLKTVTEPEKRCGVGPLLLLLAGTMGLFSLSLVFLVGRGEALCMVRRGLWGALFAMCFSCLLAQGVRLKKLAGGRRSPAGSSLAGLAVALTVVQGVIAGEWLLLTVVREGHAACDYLPLDFVLVCSYALALLLAASMLSLAVVLCGGSNREESSRKRMKWRCNAVWLFLSCLSSLLLWVAWLGLYLYGDAAITTVAKDWDEPALAVALVTEGWVLLLFHAIPETHLCLRPSSQRNTDAGQNYYDTPQPPTPQSYHDDERPTNPRAPFAESQAYTVEEHSAVLQTGGYHNGLIRPAVPFRSHVYQPTEMALLMNAGPIPTAPPNFTGRHLW